TCGACGAGGCCAAGACGTCGAACCTCATTGACCTGCGCTGGAAGCACAAGCTGATCAACCTGACCCAGGACGAAACCGGCGCCACGCTGACGGTGGAAACACCGGACGGGGTCTTCCAGATGGAAGCCGAGTGGGTGCTGGCCTGCGATGGTGCCAATTCCGACACACGCAAGATGGTGGGGGCCGGGTTCTCCGGTCAGTTCTTCCAGGACCGGTTCCTTATTGCCGATATCATCATGAAGGCCGATTTTCCGACCGAGCGCTGGTTCTGGTTTGACCCGCCGTTCCACCGCGGGCAATCCGCGCTGTTGCATAAGCAATGCGACGATGTCTGGCGGCTCGATTTCCAGCTCGGCTGGGATGCCGATCCGGAAGAAGAGAAGAAGCCGGAAAACATCATCCCGCGCGTCAAGGCCATGCTTGGCGAGGACAAGGAGTTCGAGCTGGAATGGGCTTCGGTCTATCAGTTCGCCTGCCGGCGGATCGACAAGTTCCGCTATGGCCGGGTGCTGTTTGCCGGTGATGCCGCCCACCAGGTCTCGCCCTTCGGGGCACGCGGTGCCAATACCGGCGTCCAGGACATCGACAATCTGGGCTGGAAGCTGAAACTTGTGCTCGACGGCGATGCGCCGGAAAGTCTGCTCGACAGCTATCACGAGGAGCGGGCCTTTGCAGCCGATGACAATCTCCTCAACTCCACCCGCTCGACCGATTTCATCACGCCGAAGAACGAGGCCTCGCGCCGGTTCCGCGATGCTGTGCTGGACCTCTCCGAAGTGACCGACTTCGCCAAGCCGCTGGTGAACTCAGGACGTCTCTCGGCG
This genomic interval from Labrenzia sp. VG12 contains the following:
- a CDS encoding FAD-dependent oxidoreductase is translated as MFQTYQYPEFEYRQSEEQRTGTVKRHPVVVIGAGPIGLTAALDFAQRGIPTVVLDDNNTVSIGSRAVCYAKRPLEIWDRLGCAERMIDKGVEWQLGKVFFRDDLAYSFDLLPEDGHKIPAFINLQQYYLEEYMVDEAKTSNLIDLRWKHKLINLTQDETGATLTVETPDGVFQMEAEWVLACDGANSDTRKMVGAGFSGQFFQDRFLIADIIMKADFPTERWFWFDPPFHRGQSALLHKQCDDVWRLDFQLGWDADPEEEKKPENIIPRVKAMLGEDKEFELEWASVYQFACRRIDKFRYGRVLFAGDAAHQVSPFGARGANTGVQDIDNLGWKLKLVLDGDAPESLLDSYHEERAFAADDNLLNSTRSTDFITPKNEASRRFRDAVLDLSEVTDFAKPLVNSGRLSAPTPYAESALNTEDESSFAGKMHPGTCCSDAPIKVKGEDGWFLNQVGDGFTLLVFGAEEARDISAGNVQARVLRVGRDLEDADGKLAERYDAQPGTVYLIRPDQHVAARWRYFNDNKVEAALKTAIGGA